Proteins from a single region of Sphaerochaeta globosa str. Buddy:
- a CDS encoding efflux RND transporter permease subunit: protein MKHSLLVFAGKHSKLTLAVVLLITAFFLYHASFLHLDADYNSLMNETGKGVTYTGGTGEYKPQQQADQQEYREAIPETMVLDSSSLGDYLVASNKQETIAPEENLAYSTSYLVMLESPVLYEADTLNRISSVMQKLSATGYVGQSFSVLDFVTFEKRGSRLVSVPFATNSGQQAWTDEQAELLLKRIENDPLVKNYLVSEDLTSILFSFESFALTHQMENELSAILDELREADIKVSINGGAIITNRLMHYLGRDLSILLTLCFIAILTIYYLSFKAKRSVLLPFSMSVIGIIWTFGTMRLLGYSLTIVNIVTPCMVLNLGSSYAIHVIGEYYSDYAKGMNPVQSTQKILRTIVFACMTTVIGFMSLLFSKTPALREFGIAVGIGVSYCAVLASTYLPAMLNLVVPPKQEQITTYKKGYLALLVISIDRVVKRAWPLFIVLFILIIGGYALTRDHIPVNTNYMSYLPKKDPLGITSRNFAQKMGGDTPYLITVEAPQGESQFFLKSENLQDVYAFEQAILQSSDDVRHILSFASYVAFANSVYSQEAGIPESDGLLNLLSRMVILMSRQGQEEMGAIMNPEGTKLTIILQNYDAKEQALGTIGSAKRIEDTVLSYLPLLPNGTIVTLGGEPHRSLHFSNTLLSDQSKSTYASYLLVFLVVLFAFKSLSFALYALIPIISGVMANYIFMYFFQIPFDMITVSFAAIAVGAGIDDAIHFLIRYRNKLGIDNRSVESLLSETIRETGRPIILTTLSIVGGMMMFLFASYTPVRYFGSLMSIALLNCMLSTLLIMPSVIRLVTRIQRRFGLQTATDRRK, encoded by the coding sequence ATGAAACATAGCCTACTTGTCTTCGCCGGAAAGCACAGCAAATTGACTTTGGCTGTGGTTCTCCTGATAACGGCATTTTTCCTATACCACGCATCTTTTCTGCACCTTGATGCAGATTACAACTCCCTCATGAACGAAACAGGGAAAGGGGTAACCTACACAGGAGGCACGGGGGAGTACAAACCTCAGCAGCAAGCCGATCAGCAAGAGTATAGAGAGGCAATCCCTGAAACAATGGTGCTTGACAGCTCATCCTTGGGGGACTATCTCGTAGCCAGCAACAAGCAAGAAACCATCGCACCTGAAGAAAACCTTGCATACAGCACTTCCTATCTGGTGATGCTGGAAAGCCCGGTCCTCTATGAGGCAGATACGTTGAATCGCATTTCCTCCGTCATGCAAAAACTCAGTGCTACCGGGTATGTGGGTCAGAGCTTTTCCGTGCTTGACTTCGTAACCTTTGAAAAGCGAGGCAGCCGCCTTGTCAGTGTCCCCTTTGCAACCAATTCAGGCCAACAAGCATGGACTGACGAACAAGCCGAGCTTTTGCTCAAGCGTATTGAGAATGATCCGTTGGTGAAGAACTATTTGGTCAGCGAAGATTTGACAAGCATATTGTTCAGCTTTGAATCCTTTGCACTGACCCATCAGATGGAGAATGAACTCTCTGCAATTCTCGATGAGCTGAGGGAAGCCGACATCAAAGTCTCCATCAATGGCGGTGCGATTATTACCAATCGTTTGATGCACTACCTTGGCAGAGACTTGAGCATTCTGCTTACCCTCTGTTTCATTGCCATCCTGACCATTTATTATCTCAGTTTCAAAGCCAAGCGAAGTGTCCTCCTTCCCTTCTCCATGTCAGTTATCGGCATCATTTGGACATTTGGAACGATGCGTTTGCTTGGCTACTCGCTGACCATCGTAAATATTGTCACTCCTTGCATGGTGCTCAACCTAGGGTCCTCGTATGCGATCCATGTCATCGGAGAGTATTATTCTGATTATGCAAAAGGCATGAACCCGGTTCAGTCCACGCAGAAAATCCTGCGTACCATTGTTTTCGCCTGCATGACCACCGTCATAGGCTTTATGAGCCTGCTCTTTTCAAAAACACCAGCGTTGAGAGAATTTGGCATCGCAGTCGGAATCGGGGTCAGCTATTGTGCCGTTCTGGCATCGACGTACCTTCCAGCCATGCTGAACTTGGTGGTTCCTCCCAAACAAGAGCAAATTACAACCTACAAAAAAGGATATCTTGCGCTGTTGGTCATTTCCATCGATCGTGTGGTAAAACGTGCCTGGCCGCTTTTCATTGTGCTGTTCATTCTTATTATCGGTGGGTACGCCCTCACTCGAGACCATATCCCGGTAAACACAAACTACATGTCCTATCTCCCCAAAAAGGATCCCTTAGGCATAACGAGCAGAAATTTCGCTCAAAAAATGGGTGGGGACACCCCCTATCTCATCACAGTGGAAGCTCCACAGGGGGAGAGTCAGTTCTTCTTGAAGAGTGAGAATCTGCAAGATGTGTATGCTTTCGAGCAAGCAATACTACAATCGAGTGACGATGTCCGGCATATCCTTTCCTTTGCTTCCTATGTGGCCTTTGCGAACTCGGTCTACAGCCAGGAGGCAGGTATTCCCGAATCGGATGGCCTGCTCAATCTGCTCAGCCGCATGGTCATTCTTATGAGTCGCCAGGGTCAGGAAGAGATGGGTGCCATCATGAATCCGGAAGGGACCAAACTTACAATAATTTTGCAGAATTATGACGCAAAAGAGCAGGCGCTCGGAACCATCGGCAGTGCCAAACGCATTGAGGATACGGTACTCTCGTATCTGCCCTTGCTGCCCAACGGTACGATTGTGACGCTGGGAGGAGAACCGCATAGAAGCTTGCATTTTTCCAATACCCTGCTTTCGGACCAGTCAAAAAGCACCTACGCAAGCTACCTTCTAGTTTTCTTGGTGGTGCTTTTTGCATTCAAATCTCTTTCTTTCGCCCTGTATGCGTTGATCCCCATTATCAGCGGAGTCATGGCGAACTATATTTTCATGTATTTCTTCCAAATACCCTTCGATATGATCACCGTCAGTTTTGCAGCCATTGCTGTCGGGGCGGGCATCGATGATGCAATCCATTTCTTGATCAGGTATCGGAATAAGCTTGGCATAGACAACCGATCTGTAGAATCACTGCTTTCGGAGACCATTCGGGAGACCGGCAGACCCATCATCCTGACCACGCTCTCTATCGTCGGTGGCATGATGATGTTCCTGTTTGCATCCTACACACCGGTTCGCTATTTCGGCAGCCTCATGAGCATTGCATTATTGAATTGCATGCTGTCTACTCTGTTGATTATGCCTTCGGTCATTCGATTGGTTACCAGGATTCAACGCAGATTCGGTTTGCAGACGGCTACAGATCGAAGAAAGTAA
- a CDS encoding MGDG synthase family glycosyltransferase: MQDARKVKTLVDGFFIGYDRCMLGTMLYVHAGKGHYVPAKAVSDAMERAGHETYLLDMFSVLKAPFWQWFCKHEWRFMLQHPRLERMYHRWMDTHFIASLIRFFAVRLHTKRDFLLWYEQTKPDFILCTNFLGGSIIAAIAKQSNLQVPIFIYVADVFNNPKAGFHQKIDRMFIPTSLGVKNLLAQGYSSEQVRLCPFPLQTSIQAMEKLTRTQAREKLGLEDRFTLLLNLGGEGIGSASLLKQLIKNKLAWQVVVVGNLSEATKNRFQTLAKQLPRMRVHTPGFVSNIGLYMLACDIQAGKAGANALMESLSLQRPFMINELLHAARDTKSFFDAYQVGWVIRSPKKQMLTIKTFAESSVAQNQMQEHLASLPLQFDSDLFVNLLINEVKALAD, encoded by the coding sequence GTGCAGGATGCAAGAAAGGTAAAAACCCTTGTTGATGGCTTCTTTATTGGGTATGATAGATGCATGCTTGGCACCATGCTCTATGTACATGCGGGGAAAGGCCATTATGTCCCCGCCAAAGCTGTTTCTGACGCAATGGAGCGTGCAGGGCATGAAACATACCTATTGGACATGTTTTCTGTTCTTAAAGCCCCGTTTTGGCAGTGGTTTTGCAAACATGAGTGGCGTTTTATGCTCCAGCATCCACGTTTGGAGCGCATGTATCACCGCTGGATGGATACCCATTTCATAGCATCCCTGATTCGCTTTTTCGCGGTGCGGCTACACACCAAACGTGATTTTTTGCTCTGGTATGAGCAAACCAAGCCGGACTTCATCCTTTGTACCAATTTTCTGGGGGGATCCATCATTGCAGCGATTGCAAAGCAGTCCAATTTGCAGGTTCCAATTTTTATCTATGTTGCCGATGTATTCAACAACCCCAAGGCAGGCTTTCATCAAAAAATAGACCGCATGTTCATCCCGACAAGCTTAGGAGTGAAAAATCTCCTCGCCCAAGGGTACTCAAGTGAGCAGGTTCGCCTTTGCCCCTTCCCGTTGCAGACTTCCATCCAGGCCATGGAAAAACTTACACGCACCCAAGCACGGGAAAAACTCGGCCTTGAGGACCGTTTCACCCTCTTACTCAATCTTGGAGGGGAGGGAATCGGTTCAGCTTCCTTGCTGAAACAGCTGATAAAGAACAAGCTGGCCTGGCAGGTAGTAGTAGTGGGAAATCTGTCGGAAGCGACCAAAAACCGTTTTCAAACCCTTGCAAAGCAACTGCCCCGGATGCGTGTACACACCCCCGGTTTTGTCTCCAATATCGGACTGTACATGCTGGCATGTGATATCCAAGCCGGCAAGGCTGGAGCGAATGCCTTGATGGAATCCCTCTCGCTGCAAAGGCCGTTTATGATCAACGAGCTTCTGCATGCAGCTCGCGACACCAAATCGTTTTTCGATGCATACCAGGTTGGCTGGGTGATCCGAAGCCCTAAAAAACAAATGCTTACCATAAAAACTTTTGCAGAGAGTTCTGTAGCCCAAAACCAGATGCAGGAGCACCTTGCATCACTTCCGTTGCAATTTGACAGCGATCTGTTTGTCAACCTCCTCATCAACGAGGTAAAAGCCCTTGCAGATTGA
- a CDS encoding DUF2804 domain-containing protein, with translation MQQQIIHGQDLLDRKGHIIQEGWARHPFWRYERSKVKGGSLSIKEWDYYAIINQQKGYAVTATISDLGYAALFALSYIDFNAKKVSQTDALTFFPRGSIGLAPSSTQDSQVSWANKKLRLAFIKRGFDRHIMVACPTLVLPDGTVGLDFDITLTQADSADSLNIATSWKEQRKAFYLNEKINCLSATGNVRRGMETEQLLLGEAWGVLDWGRGRWTYQNTWYWASVSALLENVPFGLNLGYGFSDRSPASENAILYNHAIHKLGEVDFVFDQNNYLAPWTMQDKEGRLNLEFEPCVDRCSKTNFLVIQSDQHQVFGYFSGTCMLDDGTMLQLNRLLGFAERVYNRW, from the coding sequence ATGCAGCAACAAATCATCCACGGCCAAGATTTGCTTGACCGGAAAGGGCATATTATCCAAGAAGGCTGGGCCCGCCACCCCTTCTGGCGGTATGAACGCAGCAAAGTCAAAGGCGGCTCTCTCTCCATCAAGGAGTGGGACTACTATGCCATAATCAACCAACAGAAAGGGTATGCTGTTACAGCGACCATCAGCGACTTGGGCTATGCAGCGCTCTTTGCGCTCAGCTATATCGACTTCAATGCCAAGAAGGTCAGCCAGACCGATGCACTGACGTTTTTCCCCCGCGGCTCTATCGGGCTTGCCCCGTCTTCGACACAGGACAGCCAAGTCTCCTGGGCGAATAAAAAACTTCGTCTGGCATTCATCAAACGGGGCTTCGATCGTCATATCATGGTAGCTTGCCCTACGTTGGTGCTGCCCGATGGCACAGTGGGGTTGGATTTCGACATCACCCTCACCCAAGCAGACTCAGCTGACAGTCTGAATATCGCAACCAGTTGGAAGGAACAACGCAAAGCCTTCTATCTCAATGAGAAAATCAATTGTCTCAGCGCAACAGGCAATGTCAGAAGAGGTATGGAAACAGAGCAACTACTCTTAGGTGAAGCTTGGGGGGTTCTTGACTGGGGCAGAGGGAGGTGGACCTACCAAAACACCTGGTATTGGGCAAGTGTATCGGCATTGCTGGAAAATGTACCGTTCGGCCTGAATCTCGGCTATGGTTTTTCCGACCGCTCCCCTGCCAGTGAGAATGCCATACTTTACAACCATGCCATACATAAGCTTGGCGAGGTAGATTTTGTCTTCGATCAGAACAACTATCTTGCACCATGGACCATGCAGGATAAGGAGGGACGGCTCAACCTTGAATTCGAACCCTGTGTCGATCGTTGCTCAAAGACGAATTTTCTGGTAATACAAAGTGACCAGCACCAGGTATTCGGGTATTTCAGTGGAACCTGCATGCTTGACGATGGCACAATGCTGCAACTAAACAGGCTCTTGGGCTTTGCAGAACGGGTCTATAATCGTTGGTAG
- a CDS encoding DEAD/DEAH box helicase, with amino-acid sequence MSELTSFADLGLSAQTIAAIKAKGFEEPTKIQSACIPLLLKDQVDVIGQAQTGTGKTAAFGLPILEIVDPSLYQVQALILAPTRELAVQNAEEINSLKGDRRLEIAAVYGGASMELQLRKLRRGVHVVVGTPGRILDHLRRGSLHLEHLKFVVLDEADEMLDMGFIEDIEEVLKQTPAEKRMLCFSATMPQPIQRLAERFMHNAQVVKIQQDTMTSNLTDQIYVEVKESDKLEALTRIIDMEENFYGIIFCRTKVQCDEVGRKLMDRGYDAEPLHGDLSQKQRELILHKMRERSISIIVATDVAARGIDISDLTHVINFSLPEDPDAYIHRVGRTGRAGKTGIAITFVAPREFKRFSFIKNVSKTNIRRESVPEASEIIRIKRARILSRLMAISDDDAETSHFLPIAEQLLDGKKPEIVVAALLDHFYKDELDVSKYQHITGGRDDRRGDRPVREEESGFTRLFIARGRKDGLDKRLLVDYLIEQVGAEDRDIQDVSVREEFSFVSAPLQVAERILKTFGEQGPEGKPMISRAKPDNPNGKNLSGRTRDDRRPSYSDRPARRSDRDDYQPYGRDSYGEERYESRPAALDDRPARVHGKYSTSKTKKGSFSKKGPSSRRRYND; translated from the coding sequence ATGTCAGAGTTAACAAGCTTTGCGGACCTAGGGCTGTCCGCACAAACCATTGCCGCCATTAAAGCGAAAGGTTTCGAAGAACCTACCAAAATTCAGAGCGCATGCATACCTTTGCTCCTCAAGGATCAGGTTGACGTAATTGGCCAGGCACAAACCGGAACCGGTAAAACCGCTGCTTTCGGGCTTCCCATTCTCGAAATCGTAGACCCATCCCTCTACCAGGTCCAAGCACTCATTCTCGCACCTACCCGCGAGCTTGCCGTACAAAACGCAGAAGAGATCAACTCCCTCAAGGGAGATCGAAGACTGGAGATTGCCGCTGTATATGGTGGCGCCTCCATGGAACTACAGCTTCGCAAACTCAGAAGAGGTGTGCATGTTGTAGTTGGTACACCCGGACGTATCCTGGACCACCTCAGACGAGGTTCGTTACACCTTGAGCACCTAAAATTCGTGGTACTCGACGAGGCTGACGAAATGCTCGACATGGGATTCATCGAGGATATCGAGGAAGTACTGAAGCAGACCCCTGCAGAGAAACGTATGCTCTGCTTCTCTGCAACCATGCCCCAGCCTATCCAGCGGTTGGCTGAGCGTTTCATGCATAACGCCCAGGTGGTAAAAATCCAACAGGATACCATGACCAGCAACCTCACCGACCAAATTTATGTTGAGGTGAAGGAGTCGGACAAGTTGGAAGCTCTCACCCGTATCATTGATATGGAAGAGAATTTCTATGGAATAATTTTCTGCCGAACCAAGGTTCAGTGTGACGAAGTGGGCCGAAAGCTCATGGACCGCGGGTACGATGCAGAACCTTTGCACGGCGATCTTTCCCAAAAGCAAAGAGAGCTCATTCTCCACAAAATGAGAGAAAGAAGCATCAGCATCATTGTTGCAACCGACGTTGCGGCACGTGGTATCGATATTTCCGATCTCACCCACGTTATCAACTTCTCACTTCCTGAAGATCCCGATGCCTATATCCACCGTGTAGGAAGAACCGGGCGCGCAGGTAAGACCGGTATTGCCATTACCTTTGTGGCTCCCCGCGAATTTAAGCGGTTCTCCTTCATCAAGAATGTCTCCAAAACCAATATCAGACGCGAATCCGTGCCTGAGGCGAGTGAGATTATCAGGATCAAGCGCGCACGCATCCTCAGTCGGCTCATGGCCATCTCTGATGATGATGCAGAAACCAGTCACTTCCTTCCCATTGCTGAACAGCTGTTGGACGGCAAGAAGCCTGAAATCGTAGTAGCAGCCCTTTTAGATCACTTCTACAAGGATGAGCTCGATGTTTCCAAGTATCAGCACATCACTGGCGGCAGGGATGATCGCAGGGGCGACAGACCCGTACGCGAGGAAGAGAGCGGATTTACCCGTTTGTTCATTGCCCGTGGTCGTAAGGACGGACTGGATAAGCGTCTGCTCGTCGATTATCTCATCGAACAGGTAGGGGCTGAGGACCGGGACATCCAAGATGTTTCAGTTCGTGAGGAGTTCTCCTTCGTCAGTGCTCCCTTGCAGGTTGCAGAGCGCATTCTCAAGACGTTCGGCGAGCAAGGACCGGAAGGCAAGCCCATGATCAGCCGGGCAAAACCGGACAATCCGAACGGGAAGAATCTTTCGGGTAGAACCCGTGATGATAGACGTCCATCCTACTCTGACCGTCCAGCCAGAAGAAGTGACCGTGACGACTACCAGCCGTATGGAAGGGATTCGTACGGTGAAGAACGTTACGAAAGCAGACCTGCAGCCTTGGACGATAGACCAGCACGGGTCCACGGGAAGTATAGTACTTCCAAGACCAAGAAAGGTTCGTTCAGCAAGAAAGGACCCAGCTCCAGACGTCGGTATAACGACTAA
- a CDS encoding metallophosphoesterase encodes MKRSASWVLKTVVLSLAILLIALGIATYLVIMGLNNTRIYQEFDRHTELFSLAEEAFNLETAIFEQKAFSLPYTNDSFTILWGTDFHLRRGPFSGRDKIYAMLEKAFDETNPDLTVISGDLLYSFDSLKMLTEFADFMQEHNRVWALSFGNHDGQHTHDKPTLANLLDGYPTALFSQGEDWVAGNSNYPIVLTKDGQVVQAIILLDSQDSRVYEGGVIAPDYLYPSQIAWYRWVEDGLTNIPLYAFMHIPVPEFKLLWESGTALGVQLDRKVNVPLENSGLFEAMHEIGNTVAIFSGHDHLNDFSGTWEGIDLNYGRSASYGSYGSKYHSKGIKSVTLFSDGRPYEVVTYTVDTWGL; translated from the coding sequence ATGAAACGATCAGCCTCTTGGGTTCTTAAAACAGTAGTACTCTCATTGGCCATCCTGCTCATCGCACTAGGGATTGCTACCTATCTGGTTATCATGGGCCTGAACAATACCAGAATCTACCAAGAATTTGATCGACATACCGAGCTTTTTTCTCTTGCCGAGGAAGCTTTCAACCTTGAAACGGCAATCTTTGAACAGAAAGCCTTTTCACTTCCCTACACCAACGATTCGTTTACCATCCTTTGGGGTACCGACTTCCACCTTCGAAGGGGCCCCTTCTCCGGCCGCGATAAAATCTATGCAATGCTGGAAAAAGCCTTCGATGAGACCAACCCTGACTTGACGGTCATCAGCGGAGATCTCCTGTATAGTTTCGACAGCCTGAAAATGCTCACTGAATTTGCCGACTTCATGCAAGAGCACAACCGCGTTTGGGCCTTGAGTTTCGGCAACCATGACGGGCAGCACACGCACGATAAACCGACACTTGCAAACCTTCTGGACGGCTATCCAACAGCCCTCTTCTCTCAAGGGGAAGATTGGGTGGCGGGCAATAGCAATTATCCGATAGTCCTTACCAAGGATGGGCAGGTGGTACAGGCGATAATTCTGTTGGACTCCCAAGACAGCAGGGTCTATGAGGGGGGTGTTATAGCTCCCGATTACCTATATCCCTCCCAGATAGCTTGGTATCGTTGGGTGGAGGATGGCCTTACCAATATTCCACTCTACGCTTTTATGCATATTCCTGTCCCTGAATTCAAGCTTTTATGGGAAAGCGGTACAGCTCTTGGCGTACAGCTTGACAGAAAAGTCAATGTACCGCTTGAAAACTCCGGATTGTTTGAGGCAATGCACGAAATTGGAAATACCGTTGCTATCTTCAGCGGTCACGACCATCTCAACGATTTTTCGGGAACTTGGGAAGGTATCGACCTGAATTATGGAAGAAGTGCAAGCTACGGATCCTACGGTTCAAAGTATCATAGCAAGGGGATCAAAAGCGTCACCCTGTTCTCCGATGGCCGTCCGTATGAGGTCGTCACCTATACGGTTGATACCTGGGGGTTGTAG
- a CDS encoding SurA N-terminal domain-containing protein, whose translation MSANDNTNGKKPEDEAKELTIGKAKKDAVAVEGKKEVVLKPKRKITIGWVLGMLILILIAVSFVLAPAIEAFVGKRTSNGIVFGKYGKQEIKYVYGNYFYDQVQNYANQYKSSGTDQTQALYQIWKSAYDSTVIFTAINELATKAGIIAADDVVNRAIINSGAYNKDGKFDVETYQKASAESKANVEKSIRRSLPYQIVVDDVGTVLSSSAEAEYIATMASKGRTFRYLSVDQNQYPNELASQYALQNKQLFYTMDLSIISVETAEQAKTVYESITSGQTTFEAAAVANSLDSYAAQEGKVGQLYYYGIVSNFKNADEALSLLSAKDGDVIGPFEANGSFTLYKVNSAAVESDYADETTLASVKAYLAVNDSALIDSYLSDLAKSWAETAKAEGLDEVALKNNLEVVAVGATPYNVGKSSYMSDFSYTDTAGILSSAATGDVAKQMYTAQANTLLDPIKVGAAYLLLEVGEDTLDEGMSSYLSMFYDYYSGSQNQQDFSQALYTSDAFEDNFLTTFLTVVLGQTK comes from the coding sequence ATGTCTGCAAACGACAACACAAATGGAAAGAAACCCGAGGATGAGGCAAAAGAGCTCACAATCGGAAAAGCAAAAAAGGATGCGGTAGCGGTAGAGGGCAAAAAAGAAGTTGTTCTCAAGCCGAAACGCAAAATCACCATTGGCTGGGTTTTAGGAATGCTTATCCTAATCCTCATCGCTGTCTCCTTTGTATTGGCTCCCGCAATCGAAGCCTTCGTAGGCAAGAGGACGAGTAATGGAATCGTCTTCGGCAAGTATGGCAAGCAAGAAATAAAGTATGTCTACGGCAATTACTTCTATGACCAAGTCCAGAACTATGCCAACCAGTACAAGTCCAGCGGTACCGACCAGACCCAGGCCCTGTACCAAATCTGGAAGAGTGCGTATGACAGTACTGTGATTTTCACCGCCATCAATGAGCTTGCCACCAAGGCTGGCATTATTGCCGCCGATGATGTAGTAAACCGTGCCATCATCAACAGCGGTGCCTATAACAAGGATGGCAAGTTCGACGTTGAGACCTACCAGAAAGCGAGTGCAGAATCAAAGGCTAACGTTGAGAAGTCAATCCGCCGCTCGCTTCCCTATCAGATTGTGGTCGATGATGTCGGGACGGTTCTCTCTTCCAGTGCCGAGGCAGAATACATTGCCACCATGGCCAGCAAGGGCAGAACATTCCGCTATCTTTCCGTTGACCAGAACCAGTACCCGAACGAGCTTGCTTCCCAGTATGCGCTACAGAACAAGCAACTCTTCTATACCATGGACCTGAGCATTATTTCTGTTGAGACTGCTGAACAGGCCAAGACCGTATACGAATCCATCACCAGCGGGCAGACCACCTTCGAGGCAGCTGCTGTTGCAAACAGCCTGGACAGCTATGCTGCACAGGAAGGCAAGGTTGGACAGCTTTACTACTACGGTATTGTTTCCAATTTCAAGAATGCCGACGAAGCTCTTTCCCTCTTGAGTGCCAAGGATGGCGATGTCATCGGCCCCTTCGAAGCAAATGGCTCATTCACCTTGTACAAAGTCAACAGTGCTGCTGTTGAGAGCGACTATGCAGATGAGACAACCCTTGCTTCCGTAAAGGCCTATCTGGCTGTCAACGATTCTGCTTTGATCGATTCCTATCTCTCCGATCTTGCGAAGAGCTGGGCCGAGACTGCAAAAGCCGAAGGCCTCGACGAGGTAGCTCTCAAGAACAATTTGGAAGTCGTTGCAGTAGGAGCCACCCCATACAACGTCGGAAAGAGCAGCTACATGAGTGATTTCTCCTATACCGATACAGCTGGCATTCTCAGCAGCGCCGCAACCGGCGATGTTGCCAAGCAGATGTATACTGCACAGGCAAACACCCTGCTCGATCCCATCAAGGTGGGAGCCGCTTACCTGTTGCTTGAAGTCGGAGAGGATACCTTGGATGAAGGTATGTCCAGTTATCTTTCAATGTTCTATGACTACTACAGCGGAAGCCAGAACCAACAGGACTTCTCCCAAGCCTTGTATACTTCCGATGCCTTCGAGGACAACTTCCTGACCACCTTCCTTACCGTGGTGCTTGGACAAACCAAATAG
- a CDS encoding glycosyltransferase → MKILITTDFYLPYTTGVTTVVVNEMATLPLQGHEVRLLTIGDRQKSYYQDGVYHMQASRLKPFGDSYMTFSYKDPLLEEILAWKPDLVHSNNEFFSMGYAKRIAKALHIPLLHTCHTDFTRYDAEQRIRHTLWDTAMALIIKQRVKHCDLLISPSSAHKAMLERYRILKPIEVLPSGIDLQRFGLRIDDELRSRMRSDLLFKKEHIVLVSVCRLAPEKRVNRTIDAFFLLSLLEDSARLLIVGGGPKLESLQQQVKDFGLEGRVVFTGSVPCESVHRYYQASDLFVSSSIRESQGLGFVEAMASGLPVLLCEDGSLGFSIEDSGCGFLYQDEKRFVSILTTLINNPSRIKEMGERAKEASERFNLQQWAFLLSSICSRLQTESALNPGNQSNDRRHNQQSRQHAIQ, encoded by the coding sequence GTGAAGATACTCATCACTACCGATTTCTATTTGCCCTATACGACGGGAGTGACCACGGTTGTGGTGAATGAAATGGCCACTCTTCCCCTCCAAGGACATGAAGTGCGACTCTTAACCATCGGCGACAGGCAAAAGTCCTATTACCAAGATGGGGTGTATCACATGCAAGCGAGTCGTCTCAAACCGTTTGGTGATTCCTACATGACCTTCTCCTACAAGGATCCATTGCTTGAAGAAATTCTTGCTTGGAAACCCGATCTGGTCCACTCCAACAATGAGTTCTTTTCCATGGGATATGCCAAACGGATAGCAAAAGCTTTGCACATACCCTTGCTGCATACCTGCCACACTGATTTTACCCGATATGATGCAGAGCAACGTATTCGCCATACCCTGTGGGATACTGCGATGGCCCTGATCATAAAGCAGAGAGTGAAGCATTGTGACTTGCTTATCAGTCCTTCCTCAGCACATAAAGCCATGCTTGAACGCTACCGGATACTAAAGCCTATCGAGGTGCTGCCCAGCGGAATCGACCTACAGCGGTTTGGTTTGAGAATTGACGATGAACTGCGTTCAAGGATGCGTTCGGATTTGCTCTTCAAGAAGGAGCATATTGTTTTAGTTTCCGTTTGCCGACTAGCCCCTGAGAAACGGGTTAATCGCACCATCGATGCCTTTTTCCTCCTCTCATTATTGGAAGATTCTGCTCGTCTTCTCATCGTAGGAGGAGGGCCGAAACTTGAGAGTCTACAACAGCAGGTCAAAGATTTCGGATTGGAAGGTCGTGTTGTATTCACCGGTTCGGTTCCCTGTGAATCGGTACATCGCTATTATCAGGCTTCTGATCTGTTTGTCTCCTCCTCGATCAGGGAATCACAGGGTTTGGGATTTGTAGAGGCGATGGCCTCAGGCCTCCCTGTGCTGCTCTGTGAGGATGGGTCACTCGGCTTCTCTATTGAGGATTCGGGTTGTGGATTTCTCTACCAAGACGAAAAACGTTTTGTATCCATTCTCACGACTCTCATCAATAATCCTTCTCGCATCAAGGAAATGGGAGAAAGAGCAAAAGAAGCGAGCGAACGATTCAATCTACAACAATGGGCCTTTTTACTTTCTTCGATCTGTAGCCGTCTGCAAACCGAATCTGCGTTGAATCCTGGTAACCAATCGAATGACCGAAGGCATAATCAACAGAGTAGACAGCATGCAATTCAATAA